The Bacillota bacterium genome includes the window GCTGCACCGCACGAAGCGCTGGCCGAACTTGCTGCGGGCAGTCATGAGGTAGCGGATGGCTTCTCGCTGCAGGACCTTGCGCCGGTACAGCCTGTCGCTGGTCATCGCGCAAAACACGTCCGCCACGGCCACGATTCTTCCGATCCCCAGGATCCTGTCCCCTCGGAGCCGGCGCGGGTAGCCGCTGCTGTCCAGGCGCTCGTGATGCTCGAGTGCGACGTGGGCGGCAAGGTAGCTGAACTCGCGGCTGGTACCCCTGGGTCGTGTGCAGCTTCACCGGCTCGTGATCGTGCAGAGGGGCCGCGTTCGGGAATACGAGCCGGAATAAACAGGGCAACACTTTGCCAGGGGCGTCCAGCGCTGCAGCGGATAAGGTCGCTCAGCATGGCCGCAGCGCCGGGTGATTGATCCATGCGCCCGCAAGCAGCGGCGAGTGGCGGGGCGGGCGGCGAGGGCAGACCTGGACTTTCAGCCACGAAGATGCAGCCCAGTGCCGGGCCAAGCCGGGCCGGCTGGGGCGAGCCGATGCCTTCAGGCTGAACTGATCGGCCAACGTCAACGCTCCCCCCACGAGTGCCCCCGGAATGCCGGCTGCCGTGCCAATGCCCGTCAGCAGGCCCAGGCCCACATATTGGAATACCTTATTTCGCGTAGGTACAGACCGAAACGTCGAGCACCAGGCCCACACCAACCAGGGGAATAGTGGCAGTGACCAGCCAGCGCCAGAGCTTAGGGTTCACCTGACACATTCGCGCAAACTTGGCATGTCCGTGATGAGCGAACCGCGCTCGGCGACCGGCAGGAGGTGGGGGCGAAAGATGGAATGTTCAGGAATGGGCGCGTGCAACTGTACCATCGGGAAGGGATGACCGTTGGGACTGACCGTCTCGCACCTCCGTAAGGTGTACCGACGCTCCGGGCGCGAGATAGTGGCCGCCGACGATGTGAGTTTCCAGGTGCGCGCTGGCGAAGTGGTGGGTCTACTGGGGCCGAACGGGGCCGGCAAAACCACCACCATCAAGTGCATCCTGGGCTTGCTGGTACCGACGGCGGGAAGCGTGCGCATATGCGGGTTCGATCCGCGACGTCAGGCCCGGCAGGCACTGCGCCGCGTCGGTGCCATGCTGGAGGGGACGAGAAACCTGCACTGGAGCCGGTCCGCCCTGGAGAATCTGCTCTTCTTCGCCAACCTCGCCGGCATCCCCACCACGACCGCCCGTGCCCGCTCCCTGGAGTTGCTTGAGCGTTACAGGCTCCTCGACCGGGCCGGCTCTCTCGTGGGGCAACTCTCGCGGGGGATGCAACAGAAGCTGGCACTGTGTGCAGCCCTGGTCCGGGATCCGGAAGTACTGCTGCTGGACGAACCCACGCTCGGCCTGGACGTGGAAGCTGCCCTCGACGTGCGCCAGTTGCTGCTTGAGCTGGCCCGCGAGCGTGCCAGGGCCGTGCTGGTGGCCAGCCACGACATGCGGCTGGTGGAGTCGGTATGCGGGCGCGTGATCGTGCTCCACCGGGGTCGGGTGCTGGCCGACGAAGAGGTTCCCCACCTCCTTGAGATGCTGAGTACCCGCAGCTACCGTTTCGTGGTGGAGGGGAGCCTGACCGGGCGGGCCCGGGAAGCGATCTTCGCCAGCTTCACCGGGGCGGAGGTGACCGCGGCAGAGGGCCGCACCGTCATCGAGGTCACCGTGGAGCGAGCCACCCGGTTGTACGACCTGGTGGAGTTGCTGCGGGATCACGGAGCGGCCCTCGCCTCCGTCGACCACCGCGCGCCCGACCTGGAGCAGGTATTCCTCCATCTGATCAGAGGCGGGCAGGAGGCGCGTGCCGGCGCATCTCGCACGGGCGCCGGACTTCGCACCACGGCGGAGGTCGCGGGCGGAGCGGAGTGCGCGGGGCCCGGTGCCATGGACGGATGCGATCCGCGTTCGACGGGTGAAGGGGGTCGGGGAGCATGAGGCACGTCCTCGTGGCCATGATCCGAGACGAGTACGTGTATTTTCGGCGCCACCCCATCAACGCGGTGTCGGGACTGGCGCTGTCGTACTTCCTGTTCCTCATGCTGTTCCTCGGTGCCCGTTACGTGGTGCCGCCGGCCCACCTGGGC containing:
- a CDS encoding ABC transporter ATP-binding protein encodes the protein MGLTVSHLRKVYRRSGREIVAADDVSFQVRAGEVVGLLGPNGAGKTTTIKCILGLLVPTAGSVRICGFDPRRQARQALRRVGAMLEGTRNLHWSRSALENLLFFANLAGIPTTTARARSLELLERYRLLDRAGSLVGQLSRGMQQKLALCAALVRDPEVLLLDEPTLGLDVEAALDVRQLLLELARERARAVLVASHDMRLVESVCGRVIVLHRGRVLADEEVPHLLEMLSTRSYRFVVEGSLTGRAREAIFASFTGAEVTAAEGRTVIEVTVERATRLYDLVELLRDHGAALASVDHRAPDLEQVFLHLIRGGQEARAGASRTGAGLRTTAEVAGGAECAGPGAMDGCDPRSTGEGGRGA